One genomic region from Conexibacter woesei DSM 14684 encodes:
- the rpsL gene encoding 30S ribosomal protein S12, which translates to MPTTSQLVRKGRKTPKKKLATPGLKSGRGRKTKVAAPQRRGVCTRVYTTTPKKPNSALRKVARVRLTHGMEVTVYIPGEGHNLQEHSVVLVRGGRVKDLPGVRYKVVRGTLDAAGVSDRKKARSQYGVKAK; encoded by the coding sequence ATGCCGACTACCAGCCAACTCGTTCGCAAGGGCCGCAAGACGCCGAAGAAGAAGCTCGCCACGCCGGGCCTCAAGTCCGGCAGAGGCCGCAAGACCAAGGTCGCCGCGCCTCAGCGCCGCGGCGTCTGCACGCGCGTCTACACGACGACGCCCAAGAAGCCGAACTCGGCCCTCCGCAAGGTTGCTCGTGTCCGGCTGACCCACGGGATGGAAGTCACCGTCTACATCCCGGGCGAGGGTCACAACCTTCAGGAGCACTCCGTCGTGCTCGTCCGCGGAGGCCGCGTCAAGGACCTTCCGGGTGTGCGCTACAAGGTCGTGCGCGGGACGCTCGACGCCGCCGGCGTCAGCGATCGCAAGAAGGCCCGTTCCCAGTACGGCGTGAAGGCGAAGTAA
- a CDS encoding DMT family protein, translating to MTIYLGILLALICAFTTNLAFLYKHRGACAAPAVHVSHPLASAKGLFRSRWFAIGMSVAVVAWVFHVAALAVAPMSVVQAVLAGGVVMLAVMAERIFGFKVGPRQWLGLGFTALGLVLLGVTLPAVHGSQSQFSLPGMIAFEAGLVAVGALLVMGKRIGAPDHHHGVMLAAAAGLLFGVSDVALKALTGLVADDGVLALLTTPWSAVAIAASVAAFYASAKALQEGEAVPVIAFTGTAANVSGIAGGIIVFGDPLPGDVLGIVVQAIAFVLVIVAAALTPAPVRAAQPSAAAA from the coding sequence ATGACGATTTATCTTGGCATCCTGCTCGCGCTGATCTGCGCCTTCACGACGAACCTCGCGTTCCTCTACAAGCACCGCGGCGCGTGTGCGGCCCCCGCCGTCCACGTCAGCCATCCGCTCGCCTCCGCCAAGGGACTGTTCCGCTCCCGCTGGTTCGCGATCGGCATGTCGGTCGCGGTCGTCGCGTGGGTCTTCCACGTCGCCGCGCTCGCGGTCGCGCCGATGTCGGTCGTGCAGGCGGTCCTCGCGGGCGGCGTCGTGATGCTCGCCGTCATGGCCGAGCGGATCTTCGGCTTCAAGGTCGGGCCGCGGCAGTGGCTCGGCCTCGGCTTCACCGCGCTGGGCCTCGTGCTGCTGGGCGTCACGCTGCCGGCCGTCCACGGCTCGCAGTCGCAGTTCTCCCTCCCCGGCATGATCGCCTTCGAGGCCGGTCTCGTCGCGGTCGGCGCCCTGCTCGTGATGGGCAAGCGGATCGGCGCGCCCGACCACCACCACGGCGTGATGCTCGCGGCGGCCGCCGGTCTCCTGTTCGGCGTCTCCGACGTCGCGCTGAAGGCGCTCACCGGCCTCGTCGCCGACGACGGCGTGCTGGCGCTGCTGACGACGCCGTGGAGCGCCGTCGCGATCGCCGCATCGGTGGCGGCGTTCTACGCCTCCGCGAAGGCGCTGCAGGAGGGCGAGGCGGTGCCCGTCATCGCCTTCACCGGCACGGCCGCCAACGTCTCCGGGATCGCCGGCGGGATCATCGTCTTTGGCGACCCGCTGCCGGGTGACGTGCTCGGCATCGTCGTGCAGGCGATCGCCTTCGTGCTCGTGATCGTCGCCGCTGCGCTGACGCCGGCGCCGGTCCGCGCCGCGCAGCCGAGCGCCGCTGCGGCGTAG
- a CDS encoding GNAT family N-acetyltransferase, with protein sequence MPSIEIRPFKRSDRDQLATLVNAHVGTVLPGVSLSVNAVMSQLEREPDEFVVDPWVIERATLVVVEADRLVAAAHLVRYGDGEQVGADQRGAGELRWLLCWPADVAAGEALLAACLQRLTAWDVTRVLADSSLPAPAVYGVPDCWPHVRRLYERAGFTPGAEEVVLVADVADLPQPGPPPIEGLAVRRVVGDAATSFVATLGETPVGLIELQTDLTEGGTRSRLAGWAELWNLAVEEPYRRRGAGRWLVGHAADWMRLGRVERVLDYCGPDEHDALAFGTACGWRELTRTTRGWTRG encoded by the coding sequence GTGCCGTCGATCGAGATCCGTCCCTTCAAGCGCAGCGACCGCGACCAGCTCGCGACGCTCGTCAACGCCCACGTCGGCACCGTCCTGCCCGGCGTCTCGCTGTCGGTCAACGCGGTCATGAGCCAGCTCGAGCGCGAGCCGGACGAGTTCGTCGTCGACCCGTGGGTGATCGAGCGCGCCACGCTCGTCGTCGTCGAGGCCGACCGCCTCGTCGCCGCCGCGCACCTCGTCCGCTACGGCGACGGCGAGCAGGTCGGCGCCGACCAGCGCGGCGCCGGCGAGCTGCGCTGGCTGCTGTGCTGGCCCGCGGACGTCGCCGCCGGCGAGGCGCTGCTCGCCGCCTGCCTGCAGCGGCTCACGGCGTGGGACGTGACGCGCGTGCTCGCCGACAGCTCGCTGCCCGCCCCCGCCGTCTACGGCGTGCCCGACTGCTGGCCGCACGTGCGGCGGCTGTACGAGCGCGCCGGCTTCACGCCCGGCGCCGAGGAGGTCGTGCTCGTCGCCGACGTCGCCGACCTGCCGCAGCCGGGACCGCCGCCGATCGAAGGCCTCGCCGTCCGCCGCGTCGTCGGCGACGCCGCGACGAGCTTCGTCGCGACGCTCGGCGAGACGCCCGTCGGCCTGATCGAGCTGCAGACGGACCTGACCGAAGGCGGCACGCGCTCGCGCCTGGCCGGCTGGGCGGAGCTGTGGAACCTCGCGGTCGAGGAGCCGTACCGGCGCCGCGGCGCCGGCCGCTGGCTGGTCGGCCACGCTGCAGACTGGATGCGGCTCGGCCGCGTCGAGCGGGTGCTCGACTACTGCGGGCCGGACGAGCACGACGCGCTCGCGTTCGGGACGGCCTGCGGCTGGCGCGAGCTGACGCGCACGACGCGCGGCTGGACGCGCGGTTAG
- a CDS encoding PucR family transcriptional regulator translates to MLTVRELVRDIDIRLLAGEEALDAPVRWVHITELADPTPWLSGGELLLTTGMQLSHDAEDQRAYVHRLADHGLAGLGFGVGFGHTHVPEALVAAAKERGLSLFEVPYDVPFIAITETAFSRLVNEQYAVLRRAIAAHERLERIVLSERGLDAVVGAIATLIGGAALVFDARGMLLAQRSFRAELDDETLAALERELRERTRGGGLTGESGGRRGFAPSADALTGRALALPVGASGPRAADGSAADGPPLLQAWLVAAKDSGALSEFDRLTLHQAVTIVALELLRRRVAEDTERRLAGDVLAAIVSGELRGPDLTRRLEPFGLGRRVGVLVLAPPRPGAGALAAAEGALSAALRGEAADGLVALHDGLVSALVPGFDEDELFPLAQRIAERASRALGAPLRLGAGRAVESADARRAFHEARCALEAYALAQPSGNGGGEEAGGNGAGAARTTVATYRDLGSFQLLLSLQDDDALRLFCDSILAPIEESEGAYGGELMRSLEAFIEENGQWERAARRLYCHRHTLRYRIRRVEELTGRSMGSARDRIEFWLALRGRELVR, encoded by the coding sequence GTGCTGACCGTCCGCGAGCTCGTCCGCGACATCGACATCCGCCTGCTCGCGGGCGAGGAGGCGCTCGACGCGCCCGTCCGCTGGGTCCACATCACCGAGCTGGCGGATCCGACGCCGTGGCTGTCGGGCGGCGAGCTGCTGCTGACGACCGGGATGCAGCTCAGCCACGACGCCGAGGATCAGCGTGCGTACGTGCACAGGCTCGCCGACCACGGGCTCGCAGGACTCGGCTTCGGCGTCGGCTTCGGCCACACGCACGTCCCGGAGGCGCTCGTCGCCGCCGCGAAGGAGCGCGGCCTGTCGCTCTTCGAGGTCCCGTACGACGTGCCGTTCATCGCGATCACCGAGACGGCCTTCAGCCGTCTCGTCAACGAGCAGTACGCCGTCCTGCGCCGCGCGATCGCCGCGCACGAGCGACTGGAGCGGATCGTCCTCTCCGAGCGCGGGCTCGACGCCGTCGTCGGCGCGATCGCGACGCTGATCGGCGGCGCGGCGCTCGTCTTCGACGCGCGCGGGATGCTGCTCGCGCAGCGCTCGTTCCGCGCCGAGCTGGACGACGAGACGCTGGCCGCGCTGGAGCGCGAGCTGCGCGAGCGGACGCGGGGCGGCGGCCTCACGGGCGAGTCCGGCGGTCGCCGCGGCTTCGCGCCGAGCGCCGACGCGCTCACCGGCCGCGCGCTGGCGCTGCCGGTCGGGGCGTCGGGCCCGCGCGCGGCGGACGGCTCCGCCGCCGACGGGCCGCCGCTGTTGCAGGCGTGGCTCGTCGCCGCCAAGGACTCCGGCGCGCTGTCGGAGTTCGACCGCCTCACGCTCCATCAGGCCGTCACGATCGTCGCGCTCGAGCTGCTGCGCCGCCGCGTCGCGGAGGACACCGAGCGGCGGCTCGCCGGCGACGTGCTCGCCGCGATCGTCAGCGGCGAGCTGAGAGGACCCGACCTCACGCGCCGCCTGGAGCCGTTCGGGCTCGGCCGCAGAGTCGGCGTGCTCGTGCTCGCGCCGCCGCGCCCGGGAGCCGGCGCGCTGGCGGCCGCCGAGGGTGCGCTGTCGGCCGCGCTGCGCGGTGAGGCGGCCGACGGACTGGTGGCGCTGCACGACGGCCTCGTCAGCGCGCTCGTGCCCGGCTTCGACGAGGACGAGCTGTTCCCGCTCGCGCAGCGGATCGCCGAACGCGCGTCGCGCGCGCTCGGGGCGCCGCTGCGGCTCGGCGCCGGTCGCGCGGTCGAGAGCGCCGACGCGCGCCGGGCCTTCCACGAGGCGCGCTGCGCGCTGGAGGCGTACGCGCTCGCGCAGCCGTCCGGCAACGGCGGCGGCGAGGAGGCGGGCGGCAACGGCGCCGGCGCGGCGAGAACGACGGTCGCGACCTACCGCGACCTCGGCTCCTTCCAGCTGCTGCTCTCGCTCCAGGACGACGACGCGCTGCGGCTCTTCTGCGACTCGATCCTCGCGCCGATCGAGGAGAGCGAGGGCGCCTACGGCGGCGAGCTGATGCGCTCGCTGGAGGCGTTCATCGAGGAGAACGGGCAGTGGGAGCGCGCGGCGCGCCGCCTCTACTGCCATCGGCACACGCTGCGCTACCGGATCAGGCGCGTCGAGGAGCTGACCGGTCGCAGCATGGGCAGCGCGCGCGACCGGATCGAGTTCTGGCTGGCACTTCGAGGACGGGAGTTGGTGCGATGA
- the ald gene encoding alanine dehydrogenase — MRVGVPTEVKTDEYRVALTPAGARELVDAGHEVLVQHGAGEGSGIADTAYEAQGASIVPDAGAVFAGAELIVKVKEPQPEEVARLRPHHLLFTYLHLAPAPELTRGLMASGATCVAYETVEDARGRLPLLAPMSEVAGKIATQAGAFMLEKPLGGRGILLGGVPGVAAANVMVIGGGVVGMNAAFIAIGMEATVFVFDRNIDRLRELDVAFGGRADTCFASTLAIEERLPDVDLVIGAVLVHGAKAPHVITRRQLALMKRNAVLVDVSIDQGGCFETSRPTTHTDPTYEVDGITHYCVANMPGAVPVTSTYALTNATMPYVLHLANAGVHRAVQENPGLLPGVNVVGGKVTYAPVAEAVGVPHVPVEEALGTVHPA; from the coding sequence ATGAGAGTCGGCGTCCCCACCGAGGTCAAGACGGACGAGTACCGCGTCGCGCTGACGCCCGCGGGCGCGCGCGAGCTGGTCGACGCCGGCCACGAGGTGCTCGTGCAGCACGGGGCGGGGGAGGGCTCCGGCATCGCCGACACCGCCTACGAGGCGCAGGGCGCGAGCATCGTGCCGGACGCCGGCGCCGTCTTCGCCGGCGCCGAGCTGATCGTCAAGGTCAAGGAGCCGCAGCCGGAGGAGGTCGCGCGGCTGAGACCGCACCACCTCCTCTTCACCTACCTGCACCTCGCGCCCGCGCCGGAGCTGACGCGCGGCCTGATGGCGTCCGGCGCGACCTGCGTCGCGTACGAGACGGTCGAGGACGCGCGCGGGCGGCTGCCGCTGCTGGCGCCGATGAGCGAGGTCGCGGGCAAGATCGCGACGCAGGCCGGCGCCTTCATGCTGGAGAAGCCGCTCGGCGGTCGCGGGATCCTGCTCGGCGGCGTGCCCGGCGTCGCGGCCGCGAACGTGATGGTGATCGGCGGCGGCGTGGTGGGGATGAATGCCGCCTTCATCGCGATCGGGATGGAGGCGACCGTCTTCGTCTTCGACCGCAACATCGACCGCCTGCGCGAGCTCGACGTCGCGTTCGGCGGCCGCGCCGACACCTGCTTCGCCTCGACGCTGGCGATCGAGGAGCGGCTGCCGGACGTCGACCTTGTGATCGGGGCGGTGCTGGTCCACGGCGCGAAGGCGCCGCACGTGATCACGCGCAGACAGCTCGCGCTGATGAAGCGCAACGCGGTCCTCGTCGACGTCTCGATCGACCAGGGCGGCTGCTTCGAGACGTCGAGACCGACGACGCACACCGACCCGACGTACGAGGTCGACGGGATCACCCACTACTGCGTCGCGAACATGCCCGGCGCCGTCCCGGTCACCTCGACCTACGCGCTCACGAACGCGACGATGCCGTACGTGCTGCATCTCGCCAACGCCGGCGTTCACCGTGCTGTGCAGGAGAATCCCGGACTGCTGCCCGGCGTCAACGTGGTCGGCGGCAAGGTCACATATGCTCCGGTCGCGGAGGCGGTCGGCGTCCCGCACGTGCCTGTCGAGGAGGCGCTCGGGACCGTGCATCCCGCGTAG
- a CDS encoding aspartate aminotransferase family protein has translation MATTAGAQPETTTLQEQAKRHLWMHFTRMGAYVDADVPIIVRADGCYVWDEHGKRYFDGLSALFCCNLGHGRVDIAQAGADQAKELDFYSTWSYAHPRAIELAAKIASLAPGDLNRVFFTSGGGEAVESALKLARQYHKLTGNPNKTKVIAREVAYHGTPMGALSATGITPMRVPFEPLTPGGCHVPNTNVYRLPEGVPVESLAEAVRDRILFEGPETVSAVIMEPVQNAGGTFTPPEGYFQRVREICDEFGVLMISDEVICSWGRLGTWFGAQRYDYLPDLITTAKGITGAIAPMGALIASDKVAAPFMEGTETFLHGFTFAGHPVAAAIALATIDAYENERVLEHVRANEAGLRGMLESLRDIPIVGDVRGAGYFQSIELVKDRDTKETFDDDEAETLLRGYLSGALYEHGLICRADDRGDPVIQLSPPLIAGPEHFEEIEGVLRPVLEEGSRRLGLA, from the coding sequence ATGGCGACCACTGCGGGCGCGCAGCCCGAGACGACGACGCTCCAGGAGCAGGCCAAGCGCCACCTCTGGATGCACTTCACACGGATGGGCGCGTACGTCGACGCCGACGTGCCGATCATCGTCAGAGCCGACGGCTGCTACGTCTGGGACGAGCACGGCAAGCGCTACTTCGACGGGCTCTCCGCGCTCTTCTGCTGCAACCTGGGTCACGGGCGCGTCGACATCGCGCAGGCCGGCGCCGACCAGGCGAAAGAGCTCGACTTCTACTCGACGTGGTCCTACGCGCACCCGCGCGCGATCGAGCTGGCCGCGAAGATCGCCTCGCTCGCGCCGGGCGATCTCAACCGCGTCTTCTTCACGAGCGGCGGCGGCGAGGCGGTCGAGTCCGCCCTCAAGCTCGCCCGGCAGTACCACAAGCTGACGGGCAACCCGAACAAGACGAAGGTGATCGCGCGCGAGGTCGCCTACCACGGGACGCCGATGGGCGCGCTGTCCGCGACGGGCATCACGCCGATGCGCGTTCCGTTCGAACCGCTGACGCCCGGCGGCTGCCACGTGCCGAACACGAACGTCTACCGGCTGCCCGAGGGCGTTCCAGTCGAGTCGCTCGCCGAGGCGGTCCGCGACCGGATCCTCTTCGAGGGGCCGGAGACTGTCTCCGCCGTGATCATGGAGCCGGTGCAGAACGCCGGCGGCACGTTCACGCCGCCCGAGGGCTACTTCCAGCGCGTGCGCGAGATCTGCGACGAGTTCGGCGTGCTGATGATCTCGGACGAGGTGATCTGCTCGTGGGGCCGCCTCGGCACCTGGTTCGGCGCGCAGCGCTACGACTACCTGCCGGACCTGATCACCACCGCGAAGGGGATCACCGGCGCGATCGCGCCGATGGGCGCGCTGATCGCATCCGACAAGGTCGCGGCGCCGTTCATGGAGGGGACCGAGACGTTCCTGCACGGCTTCACGTTCGCCGGCCACCCGGTCGCCGCCGCGATCGCGCTCGCGACGATCGACGCCTACGAGAACGAGAGAGTGCTGGAGCACGTCCGCGCGAACGAGGCCGGCCTGCGCGGCATGCTGGAGTCGCTGCGTGACATCCCGATCGTCGGCGACGTGCGCGGGGCGGGCTACTTCCAGTCGATCGAGCTGGTCAAGGACCGCGACACGAAGGAGACGTTCGACGACGACGAGGCCGAGACGCTGCTGCGCGGCTACCTGTCAGGCGCGCTCTACGAGCACGGCCTGATCTGCCGCGCGGACGACCGCGGCGACCCGGTCATCCAGCTCTCCCCGCCGCTGATCGCCGGCCCCGAGCACTTCGAGGAGATCGAGGGCGTGCTGCGCCCCGTCCTCGAAGAGGGCAGCCGCCGGCTCGGGCTGGCCTGA
- a CDS encoding HAD domain-containing protein — MEQQRVPVLFVDVDGVISLFGFPAHSPPPGRFQLVEGIAHFLSATAGEHLRRLERCFEPVWCTGWEEKAGEYLPAALKLADSYPHLTFERNPGRANAHWKLDAIERHAGARPLAWIDDAHDRECADWARERGERGMPTLLVSTVPAVGLTERHVTALTSWAASLSAR, encoded by the coding sequence ATGGAGCAACAACGGGTTCCGGTCCTGTTCGTCGACGTCGACGGCGTCATCTCGCTGTTCGGCTTCCCGGCGCATTCCCCGCCACCAGGGCGCTTTCAGCTCGTCGAGGGGATCGCCCACTTCCTTTCGGCCACGGCCGGCGAACACCTGCGTCGTCTCGAACGCTGCTTCGAGCCCGTCTGGTGCACGGGCTGGGAGGAGAAGGCCGGCGAGTACCTTCCCGCCGCGTTGAAGCTCGCCGATTCATACCCTCATCTGACGTTCGAACGCAATCCAGGCCGCGCGAACGCGCACTGGAAGCTCGACGCGATCGAACGTCATGCGGGCGCGCGGCCACTCGCCTGGATCGACGACGCGCACGATCGCGAATGCGCCGATTGGGCGCGCGAACGCGGTGAGCGTGGCATGCCGACGCTGCTCGTGAGCACCGTCCCGGCGGTCGGGCTGACCGAACGGCACGTCACTGCACTCACCTCGTGGGCGGCCTCGCTGTCCGCGCGCTGA
- a CDS encoding DNA-directed RNA polymerase subunit beta', with the protein MIDINNFDAIEIGLASSKQIRSWSSGEVTKPETINYRTLKPEKDGLFCERIFGPTKDWECYCGKYKRVRYKGIVCERCGVEVTRSKVRRERMGHIDLAAPVSHIWFFKGVPSRIGYLLDMAPKELEKVLYFAASIVTWIDDEARERDLDSLQDEVNKVLDSYAAEKEERLLELRESLERRVSFLESGRQSNQFNDEDEMWAEALDVNVARLSDEEREKLLRELRRTFQADMDDTEAYIEDAAERMRQVWDTFQSMKPKDVVNDETLFRELKDRFGSPFGFGEYFRGGMGAESVRDLLEQVDLDAEREELQELVKTAKGQKQSRSVKRLKVVSAFIQSGNRPEMMILEAVPVIPPELRPMVQLDGGRFATSDLNDLYRRVINRNNRLKRLLDLGAPEIIVNNEKRMLQEAVDALFDNGRRGRPVTGPGNRPLKSLSDMLKGKQGRFRQNLLGKRVDYSGRSVIVSGPSLKLHQCGLPKLMALELFKPFIMARLVERKAAQNIKAAKKMVDSMIPEVWDVLEEVIHEHPVLLNRAPTLHRLGIQAFEPMLVEGKAIQVHPLVCHAFNADFDGDQMAVHLPLSAEAQAEARILMLSANNILSPAHGAPLATPTQDMILGAYYLTYGPEADELAKVDPARAAKRPHVYRTAQEAEWSYEHGVTRLHDLAEFRPAGRQGGHILTTVGRIIYNDKIERAIRETLGADYDPASYEFVNRSMKKRDTTQFVDDLVQAYGAATISQVLDAFKDLGFRYATQAGITVSKNDVVIPPEKGEILGKYEGEVAEIQDQYDMGLITEEERKDAVVDRWNAATDEVAEAMEQHFNELNPIFMMANSGARGSFKQIRQLAGMRGLMANPKGEIIERPVKANFMEGLDVIEYFTSTHGARKGLADTALRTADSGYLTRRLVDVAQDVIIRQEDCGAEQYVELDLYKAGGEPNDNVVGRVAALDLGPRKSVVVERGIEMSRADFAALLEAYGEDNVKIPVRSVLKCEAPTGVCQACYGRAMATGNTAQIGDAVGIIAAQSIGEPGTQLTMRTFHTGGVAGADITHGLPRVVELFEARKPKGLAKIAEVGGVVEIEETDKALTVVITDDGGDEHRHTFPRRTRLHVERGDKVEPGKQLNEGSLYPHELLAIRGRTETELYLVKEVQEVYKSQGVDINDKHIELIVRQMLKKVRVDQKGDTDLLPGVFVDRHDYARINQVVIDNGGEPAQAEEIILGITKASLNTDSFLSAASFQETTKVLTDAALEGKIDRLNGLKENVIIGKLIPAATGLKRYRRIEIEPAEPLPRGMDDVGLLDHDELAAELGLTDGEALQGFGPSGIEADLADLEEIGNGGGSHGFAEELAELDVPEDRQS; encoded by the coding sequence ATGATCGACATCAACAACTTCGACGCCATCGAGATCGGGCTCGCCTCCTCCAAGCAGATCCGCTCCTGGAGCTCGGGCGAGGTCACGAAGCCGGAGACCATCAACTACCGCACGCTCAAGCCGGAGAAGGACGGCCTCTTCTGCGAGCGCATCTTCGGTCCGACGAAGGACTGGGAGTGCTACTGCGGCAAGTACAAGCGCGTCCGCTACAAGGGCATCGTCTGCGAGCGCTGCGGCGTCGAGGTCACCCGCTCGAAGGTCCGCCGTGAGCGCATGGGTCACATCGACCTCGCCGCCCCGGTCAGCCACATCTGGTTCTTCAAGGGCGTCCCGAGCCGCATCGGCTACCTGCTCGACATGGCTCCGAAGGAGCTCGAGAAGGTCCTCTACTTCGCTGCGTCGATCGTCACCTGGATCGACGACGAGGCGCGCGAGCGCGACCTCGACTCGCTGCAGGACGAGGTCAACAAGGTCCTCGACTCCTACGCGGCCGAGAAGGAGGAGCGCCTGCTCGAGCTGAGAGAGTCGCTCGAGCGCCGCGTCTCCTTCCTCGAGAGCGGCAGACAGTCGAACCAGTTCAACGACGAGGACGAGATGTGGGCCGAGGCCCTCGACGTCAACGTCGCGAGACTGTCCGACGAAGAGCGCGAGAAGCTGCTCAGAGAGCTGCGCAGAACGTTCCAGGCCGACATGGACGACACCGAGGCCTACATCGAGGACGCGGCCGAGCGCATGCGTCAGGTGTGGGACACGTTCCAGTCGATGAAGCCGAAGGACGTCGTCAACGACGAGACGCTCTTCCGCGAGCTGAAGGACCGCTTCGGCAGCCCGTTCGGCTTCGGCGAGTACTTCCGCGGCGGCATGGGCGCGGAGTCGGTGCGCGACCTGCTCGAGCAGGTCGACCTCGACGCCGAGAGAGAGGAGCTGCAGGAGCTCGTCAAGACGGCGAAGGGCCAGAAGCAGAGCCGTTCGGTCAAGCGCCTGAAGGTCGTCTCCGCCTTCATCCAGTCGGGCAACCGCCCGGAGATGATGATCCTCGAGGCCGTCCCGGTGATCCCGCCGGAGCTGCGCCCGATGGTCCAGCTCGACGGCGGCCGCTTCGCGACGTCCGACCTCAACGACCTCTACCGCCGCGTCATCAACCGCAACAACCGCCTCAAGCGGCTGCTCGACCTCGGCGCGCCGGAGATCATCGTCAACAACGAGAAGCGGATGCTCCAGGAGGCCGTCGACGCGCTGTTCGACAACGGCCGTCGCGGGCGCCCGGTCACGGGCCCCGGCAACCGTCCGCTGAAGTCGCTCTCGGACATGCTCAAGGGCAAGCAGGGCCGCTTCCGCCAGAACCTGCTCGGCAAGCGCGTCGACTACTCCGGCCGTTCGGTGATCGTGTCGGGTCCGTCGCTGAAGCTGCACCAGTGCGGTCTGCCGAAGCTGATGGCGCTCGAGCTGTTCAAGCCGTTCATCATGGCCCGGCTCGTCGAGCGCAAGGCCGCGCAGAACATCAAGGCGGCCAAGAAGATGGTCGACTCGATGATCCCCGAGGTCTGGGACGTGCTCGAGGAGGTCATCCACGAGCACCCGGTGCTGCTCAACCGCGCGCCGACGCTCCACCGCCTCGGCATCCAGGCGTTCGAGCCGATGCTCGTCGAGGGCAAGGCGATCCAGGTCCACCCGCTCGTCTGCCACGCGTTCAACGCGGACTTCGACGGCGACCAGATGGCCGTCCACCTGCCGCTCTCCGCGGAGGCGCAGGCGGAGGCGCGGATCCTGATGCTGTCTGCGAACAACATCCTCTCGCCGGCGCACGGCGCCCCGCTCGCCACGCCGACGCAGGACATGATCCTCGGCGCGTACTACCTCACGTACGGGCCGGAGGCGGACGAGCTGGCGAAGGTCGACCCCGCGAGAGCGGCGAAGCGCCCGCACGTGTACCGCACCGCCCAGGAGGCGGAGTGGTCCTACGAGCACGGCGTCACGAGACTCCACGACCTCGCCGAGTTCCGCCCGGCGGGCCGTCAGGGCGGTCACATCCTCACGACCGTCGGCCGCATCATCTACAACGACAAGATCGAGCGCGCGATCCGCGAGACGCTCGGGGCCGACTACGACCCCGCGTCCTACGAGTTCGTCAACCGCTCGATGAAGAAGCGCGACACGACGCAGTTCGTCGACGACCTCGTGCAGGCGTACGGCGCGGCGACGATCTCGCAGGTGCTCGACGCGTTCAAGGACCTCGGCTTCCGGTACGCGACGCAGGCCGGCATCACGGTCTCCAAGAACGACGTCGTGATCCCGCCGGAGAAGGGCGAGATCCTCGGCAAGTACGAGGGCGAGGTCGCCGAGATCCAGGACCAGTACGACATGGGCCTGATCACGGAGGAGGAGCGCAAGGACGCCGTCGTCGACCGCTGGAACGCGGCGACCGACGAGGTCGCCGAGGCGATGGAGCAGCACTTCAATGAGCTGAACCCCATCTTCATGATGGCCAACTCGGGTGCCCGCGGCTCCTTCAAGCAGATCCGCCAGCTCGCCGGCATGCGCGGCCTCATGGCCAACCCGAAGGGCGAGATCATCGAGCGGCCCGTGAAGGCGAACTTCATGGAGGGCCTCGACGTGATCGAGTACTTCACCTCGACCCACGGCGCCCGCAAGGGACTCGCCGACACCGCCCTCCGTACCGCGGACTCCGGCTACCTGACGCGCCGTCTGGTCGACGTCGCGCAGGACGTCATCATCCGCCAGGAGGACTGCGGCGCCGAGCAGTACGTCGAGCTGGACCTGTACAAGGCCGGCGGAGAGCCGAACGACAACGTCGTCGGCCGCGTCGCGGCGCTCGACCTCGGCCCGAGAAAGAGCGTCGTCGTCGAGAGAGGCATCGAGATGAGCCGCGCGGACTTCGCGGCGCTGCTCGAGGCCTACGGCGAGGACAACGTCAAGATCCCCGTCCGCTCGGTGCTGAAGTGCGAGGCGCCGACCGGCGTGTGCCAGGCCTGCTATGGCCGCGCGATGGCGACCGGCAACACCGCGCAGATCGGCGACGCGGTCGGCATCATCGCCGCGCAGTCGATCGGCGAGCCGGGCACGCAGCTGACGATGCGTACGTTCCACACCGGCGGCGTCGCCGGCGCGGACATCACGCACGGCCTCCCGCGTGTCGTGGAGCTGTTCGAGGCGCGCAAGCCGAAGGGCCTGGCGAAGATCGCCGAGGTCGGCGGCGTCGTCGAGATCGAGGAGACGGACAAGGCGCTGACGGTCGTCATCACCGACGACGGCGGCGACGAGCACCGTCACACGTTCCCGCGCCGCACGCGCCTGCACGTCGAGCGTGGCGACAAGGTCGAGCCGGGCAAGCAGCTCAACGAGGGGTCGCTCTACCCGCACGAGCTGCTCGCGATCCGCGGCCGCACCGAGACCGAGCTGTACCTCGTCAAGGAGGTCCAGGAGGTCTACAAGTCGCAGGGCGTGGACATCAACGACAAGCACATCGAGCTGATCGTGCGTCAGATGCTCAAGAAGGTGCGCGTCGACCAGAAGGGCGACACGGACCTCCTCCCGGGCGTCTTCGTCGACCGTCACGACTACGCCAGAATCAACCAGGTCGTGATCGACAACGGCGGCGAGCCGGCGCAGGCGGAGGAGATCATCCTCGGCATCACGAAGGCGTCGCTCAACACCGACTCCTTCCTCTCGGCGGCCTCCTTCCAGGAGACGACGAAGGTCCTGACCGACGCGGCGCTCGAGGGCAAGATCGACCGTCTCAACGGTCTCAAGGAGAACGTCATCATCGGCAAGCTGATCCCGGCTGCCACGGGCCTCAAGCGGTACCGTCGCATCGAGATCGAGCCGGCCGAGCCGCTCCCCCGCGGGATGGACGACGTCGGCCTGCTCGACCACGACGAGCTGGCGGCCGAGCTGGGCCTCACCGACGGCGAGGCGCTGCAGGGCTTCGGCCCCTCGGGCATCGAGGCCGACCTCGCCGACCTCGAGGAGATCGGCAACGGCGGCGGCTCGCACGGCTTCGCCGAGGAGCTGGCGGAGCTGGACGTCCCGGAGGACAGACAGTCCTAG